In Rubrobacter aplysinae, the genomic stretch CCGATGAGATACCGCTCGTTCCACGGCACGATAAAGTACGGCCTCCCGTCGGCGCGGGCCTCGACGTAGACGGCGTTCTTCGGCGCGCCCGGGAACGGGTCCACGATGATGTGAGAGCCCTTGGTGCCCCCGATCATGCCCGGATCAGAATCCCCACTACCGCCGGACTGTCCGTTGCCCGTCCCGGCTCCGCCCAGGACCTCGTCCACCCACGGCCCGGCCACGTTCACCGTCACGGCGGCGCGGGCGGTGTAGGTCGTCCCGGTCGCTCCCTCGCCACCGTCCAGCACGTCCTCGAACTCTACGCCACAGACCCGGGAGCCGCCGTCCTCGAAGAGCAGGCGCTTCACCTCGGCGTAGGTTATGACCTCAGCGCCGTTCTGCGCCGCCGACATCGCGTTCTCCACGGCCACGCGCTCGGCGTACTCGACCTGACAGTCGGAGTAGGTCGCGACCGCCTTCAGGCCGTCCGGGTTCAAACCGGGATACTCCCGGAGCGCCTGATCCCTGGAGAACATCTTGTGGTTCGGCACGGACTTGTCATAGGAGAGCACGTCGTAGCCGATCATGCCGAGCCGGATCATGCCCGGACCGCGCGAGGAGTGCTCGTACACCGGGACGGCGAACCGCAGCGGCTTGACCAGATGCGGCGCTATCCTGAGGAGCGTCTCCCGGTCCCGGAGAGACTCCCTGACCAGCGGCACCTCGTAATGCTCCAGATACCGCAGACCACCGTGGATCAGACGCGTCGCCCACTGGGTCGTGCCGCTCGCGAGGTCGCCCTTGTCGAGCATCAGTACCCGGAGCCCGCGCATCGAGGCGTCCCGGGCTATGCCCGCGCCGTTGATCCCGCCCCCGATCACGATCAGGTCAAACTTCCTGTCTCCCACGTGCTTTAGTGAGTCCTCGCGGCTCATAACCCGGCCCCTTTCAGGTCTATATCTGCGTACCTTGCGTACCCTTCTACCCCCATAATATTCCTCCCACGCCGCAGGGACGTATCCGTTGGCACATCCAGCAACCCTGCGGCCTCGTTCTCTACTTCCCGGGAGCTTCTGGGGCGGTCCGTATCACCCCCACGCCTCCCATCCATACCCCGGAATTGCTTGTCCGGCACCGGAACGGAGAGGTGGTTTTACCCGCCTCCGTTCCGGCGTCGCTAGAGGTAGTATAGGCTCTGATTGGCTTCCCCTGCCCACGGCAACGATCTTCTCTTACAGAGCTTGCCAGTTACACGAGTCTCACACGGGTTATCTGATCACTCTCCCCTGGCTCCCTCTATACACCACCGCCTCAGTGGGGCCACTCGCCTCTCTTTCTTTCTGCCCGGTCTCCCTTCCCCAAAGCCGCCTGACCGGTCAACACTTGCGGGCTCCGGGCTCTACCTACACGCGCTCGGGGCCCGTGTGGAACCTCTATCAGCTCTACCGGCTCAGATCCCTCGCGCTAGCCGATCTAGGGTCTTTTCCACGCCGTCGCTCATGTGGAGACGCATCACGCGTCTATTAGCGTCCAGCAGGGCTTGACGGTCGCCGAGTGCCTGCGCTTCTATGAGCACCCCGAAGGTCAACGAGGCCTCCGGGCTGCCGGCCTCATCCGGTATGTCGGCGTCGCGGGGATGATCGGCCGTTAGCTGCAGGAAGAGGCCGTTACCGCCATCGCCCTTGTGTAGCTGGCCGGTAGAGTGCAGGAAGCGGGGCCCGTAGCCCATGTTGGTCGCGATGCCGAGGCGGTCCCTGAGCCGGGCGCGCAGGTCTTGCAGGGTGTCGGTGGTCCCTTCCGAGGGCGGCAGATAGGCCTGCAACATGATGTAGTCCCCGGACCGGGCGCGCTCAAGAAAGCTTTGCAGGGCCTCCTCCGGGCTCGCGGCGCTCTCCGGCGCATAGGCGGCGAGGCCAGAGCCTTCGACCGTGGGCTCGGGCTCGGGCAGCTCCCCGCTCTCCTGATACTCGGAGACCATCTTGCGGGCCTGGGCCTTGGCGGACTCGACGTTCGGCTGGTCGAAGGGGTTGATGCCGATCAGGCGCCCGGCCACGGCGACCGCGACCATCCACCGGAACATCTCACCGCCAATCTGGTAGGGCTCCCGAGCCCCGATCCGCACGAGCGGCTGGCCCGCCTGTGCGAGCCTCTCTACCCGGGCCGCCACCGAGTCGGAGGAGCTAGACTCCTCGCCTGTGTACGTGAAGAGCCGGTCGTTGCCGTAGGAGCCGGGCTCGCCCAGGGGCTCGCCCTCCACGGGGAGTATGCCCTTACCATCCTTGCCGGTGCTTTCGGCTATGAGCTGCTCGATCCAGACCCCCATGGGCTCGAAGTCGGGCTCTGCCGTGAGGGTGAGCTTGTCGCGGCCCGCGTTCGCGAGCGTCGCAATCACGACGCCGAGCCAGGCGCCGGGGTTCTCGCCAGGCTCTCCCTCTCCGGCGCAGGCCCGCGCCATCTCCGAGGCCCCGTCGAGCAGACGCGAGAGGTCCACCCCGATAAGCGCCGCCGGGACGAGCCCGAAGTGCGAGAGGGCAGAGTAGCGCCCGCCGATGTTCGGGTCGTTGAGGAACGTCGCCCGGAAGCCGTACTTCTCGGCGGTATCCTGGAGTCCGCTGTCCGGGTCGGTGATGGCGACGAAGTGCTCCGGGGTCCGGTCCTCGCCCAGCTTCTCGGAGAGCAGATTGTAGAAGTACTTGAAGAACGAGAACGTCTCGACCGTGCCGCCGGACTTCGTGGAGACGATGAACAGGGTGCGCCCGGGATCTAGACCCTCGGCGCATTCGAGCACGGCCTCGGGGTCGGTGCTGTCCAGAATAGAGAGCTCCAGATAACCGTCCGCCACGCCGAACACCCTGCGGAAAACTTCGGGTGCCAGGCTCGACCCGCCCATACCGAGGAGCACGGCCTGCGTGTAGCCTTCGGAGCGTACGGACTCGACTAGCGCCGAGATCTCATCCAGATGATCCCGCATTACGCTCGGGCTCTCGAGCCAGCCCAGACGGTCCGCTATCTCCTCGGGCTCGGGGCCCCACACGGTGTGGTCGCCCTCCCACATACGCTCCACGACCCGCTCGTCGCGCAGCTTCTCGAGGACGCCCGCGATTTGGTCCTGGTATCCGCCCAGGGATGCGTCTGCAGCCGGGATCATCGTGCGCTCCTCTGCTCTAGGCGGCCTTCGGATAACGCTTCCACCGATACCGCTTCCAGACTCCTTACCACCAAATCAGCCCCCTCCTGCTCCAGTAGCTCCTCATCCTCCGCCCGCGCCAGCCCNGGGCTGGCGCGGGCGGAGGATGAGGAGCTACTGGAGCAGGAGGGGGCTGATTTGGTGGTAAGGAGTCTGGAAGCGGTATCGGTGGAAGCGTTATCCGAAGGCCGCCTAGAGCAGAGGAGCGCACGATAGGAGGCCGTGCGGTGGGGTTACAGAGCAAAGGTAGCCGGATGCTGGCTTGCGCGCCCGGGAGACGAACCGGGGAGGGGAGACCGGTGTGATCTCGGCCATCCTCTTCGACCTGGACGGCACCCTGCTGGAGACCGAGGAGCTAAAGGCGCTCTCCTACGCCCGGGCCGCCGTCGAGCTCCGGCCGGATGCTGTGAAGGAGTCCGAGGTTCTGGAGGCTTTCAGGGACCTGGTGGGCCTCTCACGCGGCGAGGTGGCCGAGTCCCTGATGCAGAGCTTCGGCCTCGAAGACGCGGCGAGAGAGCGCGCCGAGGAGGTCGAAAGCTCCGAAGAGGAGCCGTGGGAGGCCTACGTCCGGCTGCGGCTGCGGGTGTACGAAGAGTTGCTGGAGGACCCCGAGCTTCTCCTGGAGCAGCGGTATCAGCACAACATAGACCTGCTGCGCGGGCTCCGGCGCAAGGGTTACCCGGTCTGCCTGGCCACGATGTCGCACCGCTATCAGGTGGAGCGCGTGCTGGAGGTGCTGGGGCTGGACGGAGAGCTCGACTACGTGGCCACCGTGGACGATGTGAGCAAGGGTAAGCCGGACCCGGAGATAGACCTCATGGTCTCGCGCGAGATGGGCGTGCCGCCGGAGGAGTTTCTGGTGGTGGAGGACTCCGTGGCCGGTGTACAGGCGGCGCTCGCCGCCGGGATGGCCGTCGTGGCCGTTCCCACCTCCCTGACGGGGCCGAAGTTCCGGCAGACGCAGGTGCTGGAGAACCGCTGGATAGCGTACGAGCCCGGGGCGGTTCGTGAGGTAGTGAGCCGTAGGATCGAGGCCGCCGACGAAAGAGCTCTACAAACGCAGCAAGAGGAGAAAGAAGGTATATAGAAGTACAGAAGCACAAATCTGATAGCCGGGCCAGTTACCAGAGAGACCCGGCTCGATACCCGGGAGCGACTGGGGCTCAGTGCATCCTGCCGCCGGGCGGTACGTCCGTATCGGGGGAGATCAGGACCACCCCGCCGGACTCATCCGGCACGCCGAGGACGAGGATCTCGCTCTCGAAGCCTGCTATCCGCTTGGGCGGGAAGTTCACGACCGCGAGTACGAGCTTGCCGGGTAGCTCGCCGGGAGAGTAGTTTGCCGTGATCTGGGCGCTGGTCCTCTTGTAGCCCAGCTCAGGGCCGAGGTCTACTCGCAGCTTTATGGCCGGTTTACGGGCCTCGGGAAAGGGCTCCGCCTCCAGGATGCGCCCGACCCGGATGTCCACCTTCTCGAAATCCCCGAAACCTATCTCCCCGATAATGCTTTTCCCTCCTTGTCTAGCGGACGCTAGTGTACGACCTCTGGCTGATCCGCCGGAGAACGGTGCTCGGATGTTCCGGGCTTCAGGGGGATCAGCCGCTCTCTAACGCCCTTGAGCCAGAGGGAAATGTTGCCGGGGCCCGTACCCCAGACGAGGAGCACCGCCATCGCGCCGTAGATCGGGAGGTGCCCGATCAGCTCTTCCCACTGGAACAGGGTGAGCGTGAGGTTCGTCGGGAACCACGCGATAATCACGATCTCGCGCACGAACACTCCGAGCACGAGCCACAGCCCGACCACTAGCTCCACCGAGCCCGCGAACATTGCGAACGTCGCGTCTGAGAGCGGCACGCCGAGGTACGGCGTAAAGTTCAGCCCGGACTCCTCCAGGAACCCGGTGGCCAGCGGCAGGTTCGCGAACTTCTCCGTGAAGGCCACGACCACAAAGCTCAACCCGACCCCTACTCTGACCGCCGGTATGGCGTGGCGCGCCAGGGCGGCGGACGGCTCTAGGCGCGGAAAGAGCAGCCGGTCTATGGATAGCGGGCCACGCCCTACGAAAAAGAAGAAAGCCGCGAAACCGAGGAACATCACGTTCTCGAGCATCGGCTCCAGACCGATCAGGAACACCCCGCCCGTCCACAGCCCGGCCAGGACGATCGCCGCCGGGCGGGTAAGACCGCCGTAGAACAGGGACAGTGCGACCCCGGCCTCCGCGAGCCCGAGGAAGTTGCCCCAGATCCCGGGCAAGGCGTTGTCCGGGGAGAACAACGTCCCCTGCACCCCGTTTACCAGCAGGGGCACGGCGACGTGTATGCCCAGGATCAGGGGCACCAGCCCGTAGAGCAGGCTCCGGCGCTCGTCCGTGGCCCCGAGCGCCTCGGGACCGGGGACGAAGCTCTGGCCCCGCCTCCTCCACAGGATGACTGCGGCCAGCGTCGCCAGCAACACCCCGCCCACGAACAACAGCGGCACCGGCCGGAAGAAGAGATCCCACCTCAAAGAGCCCGCGGAGTCGCTCTGGAAGAACCACTTGACGTGGGCGGAGGCCGGCTCCGCGGCCAGCATTAGGAGCAGTCCGGCGAGCACGCCGGTCAGGGCCACGAAGCCGGTCCATCTCACAGCCGGTAGCCGGGGGGATTTCCCTGGCGGCACGCTATACCTCCTCTACTAATAACGTCGAAACTAATACCGGCGAAAAGCCGGGCGGCCACTAGAAGCACCCGCCGACGCCTCGATTCACGTTACACATGTTATCTCGGAGGTTGGTCAAGAAGTGTTACAAAATTCTCACAATCTTCTCACAAGCAGATCGGAGTTAGAGGCGGGACAGAGCCGGGATAGAGCTAGCCCGGGCTAGCCGAAGAGGCCGCCGACCCAGCCCGTCACCCGGCCCGTGGTCTTCTGCCAGAAGGAGGCCTCGTCGTAACCCTTCGAGGCAATAAGGGCGGTAGTGCCGACGCTTTCGCCGTCTACTATCGCCTCTAGCTGTCCGACCTCGTCGCCCTTCTTTGCGGAAGGCGGCAGCTCGCCGCCCCGGACCCGGCGCTCGACCTCTGCGCCCTCCTCGACGGTGGACGAGATCGTGTCCGCCGCCGTGAGGTCTATCGAGCGGCCCCGGAACGGGATCTCCTTCTCTGAGTAGACCTGGCCCTCTTTAACGAGCGGCCGCTGCTCGAAGTTGCCGAAGGCGTAGTTCAGGACGTTCTCCGAGGAGGTGGTAACGGCTTCCTGGGAGTCCGCGCCGAGCACGGCGGCGATGTACGACTCCTCCTGGGCCTCCGCCGAGGAGATCAGCATGTAGCCCGCGCTGCCCGAGGTGCCGGTCTTGACGCCGGTGGCGGGCGGGTACTGGGCGAGCAGCTCGTTCGTGGTGTAGACCTGGATCTCCCGGTCCTCCATGCCCTTGGTCTCGATGGTGGCCTGGGTCTGGCCCACGAGCTTGCGGAACAGGTCGTACTCCATCGCGGCGCTCGTGATCTTGAGCAGGTCGGACGCGGTAGAGTAGTTGTTCTCCTCGTCTATGCCGGTGGGGTTGGTGAAGTTGGTGTTCTCCAGGCCGAGCTCTTCGGCCTTCTGATTCATCTGCTGCACGAACTGCTCGACGCTGCCGCCCCCGACGTACTCGGCGAGGGCGTAGTCGGCGTCGGTGCCCGAGGGGATGAGCGAGGCCGCCAGGAGATCCCGGGCCTCCACGCTCTCGCCGCTTATGAGGCCTATGTTGCTGTAGGTGTTGCCCACGTACTCCTCTGCGCCCTGAGAGATCACGACCTGCTCGTCCAGGTCCGCGTCGCTCTCAAGCGCAACGAGGGCGGTCATCACCTTCGCGGTCGAAGCCATCTTTATCTGCTCGTCCGGCTTCTCGCTGGCGAGTACCCGCCCGGAGCCCGCGTCGGCCACCGCCCAGGACTGTGCCTCCACCTCGGGACCGGACTGCTGCGCCTCGGCGCGGTCCACGGCTCCTCCAATCGCCAAAGCCGTGGCGAGCGTCAGCGTCAGGAGAAAGGCCGAAGCCCTGGCTAGGTCGAGCGTCTTATACAACCTTGATCCTCCCTTTGATGAAACCTGAAACTGAATTCCCACTATCGATAAGGCACAATCTGTTCGTTATCATAGACCATCTCTAAAAAGACGAAAATACTATATAATCGCTCGGTGTTACCAATTCGGGTGGCGTCGAGGAGAAGCCTAGCTCTTGGATTACCAAGCATTTGCATTCGGGTGCTTCCATTTCGGATTGCGAGGTCCTACTCCTAATAACTTTACTGTAAGTGACTTCCTGGAAGAGGTAGAGAAGGCACTCAGAGCCGTCCCTAATGTAGATAATGTGAGAGCAAGTTGTGACGATGAATTCCTCAAAGAAAAGTTAGGATCGCTTGACAGTCCTCCATCCATCAAATCCGGGAGCTTTCCATATCCCCATCTCCCTCATGGAGACATCTCATTTGATTTGCTTGTTCCCAAAGGAGTACAGAGGGAGTTCGCAAGATCTTACTTGCCTCTTACTTTTACTGAACGCTTTAGAGTAGAGATTTTTTATGAGTATCATTTTCCTGTGGCTACTATTGAGCTGATTAGCCCTACTGAAGAGCCAGAGCCTTCCGAGGCAGTCATAATAATCAGAAGACTGCTAGAGCGGGAATTCGAGCGGCAGCAGGGTCTAATCGATTTTCAGTTCACAGGACCTAGCCCCATCCATGCAGATTTTTACCTAATTGGCCGAGATAGTGAACAAGAAGATACTTGGGATTTCGACTTGGAGGTAGAGCGCTCACGAGCGTACGATAGATACGA encodes the following:
- a CDS encoding tRNA-binding protein, producing MGEIGFGDFEKVDIRVGRILEAEPFPEARKPAIKLRVDLGPELGYKRTSAQITANYSPGELPGKLVLAVVNFPPKRIAGFESEILVLGVPDESGGVVLISPDTDVPPGGRMH
- a CDS encoding D-alanyl-D-alanine carboxypeptidase family protein; the protein is MYKTLDLARASAFLLTLTLATALAIGGAVDRAEAQQSGPEVEAQSWAVADAGSGRVLASEKPDEQIKMASTAKVMTALVALESDADLDEQVVISQGAEEYVGNTYSNIGLISGESVEARDLLAASLIPSGTDADYALAEYVGGGSVEQFVQQMNQKAEELGLENTNFTNPTGIDEENNYSTASDLLKITSAAMEYDLFRKLVGQTQATIETKGMEDREIQVYTTNELLAQYPPATGVKTGTSGSAGYMLISSAEAQEESYIAAVLGADSQEAVTTSSENVLNYAFGNFEQRPLVKEGQVYSEKEIPFRGRSIDLTAADTISSTVEEGAEVERRVRGGELPPSAKKGDEVGQLEAIVDGESVGTTALIASKGYDEASFWQKTTGRVTGWVGGLFG
- a CDS encoding HAD family hydrolase, which codes for MRARETNRGGETGVISAILFDLDGTLLETEELKALSYARAAVELRPDAVKESEVLEAFRDLVGLSRGEVAESLMQSFGLEDAARERAEEVESSEEEPWEAYVRLRLRVYEELLEDPELLLEQRYQHNIDLLRGLRRKGYPVCLATMSHRYQVERVLEVLGLDGELDYVATVDDVSKGKPDPEIDLMVSREMGVPPEEFLVVEDSVAGVQAALAAGMAVVAVPTSLTGPKFRQTQVLENRWIAYEPGAVREVVSRRIEAADERALQTQQEEKEGI
- a CDS encoding glycerol-3-phosphate dehydrogenase/oxidase, whose amino-acid sequence is MSREDSLKHVGDRKFDLIVIGGGINGAGIARDASMRGLRVLMLDKGDLASGTTQWATRLIHGGLRYLEHYEVPLVRESLRDRETLLRIAPHLVKPLRFAVPVYEHSSRGPGMIRLGMIGYDVLSYDKSVPNHKMFSRDQALREYPGLNPDGLKAVATYSDCQVEYAERVAVENAMSAAQNGAEVITYAEVKRLLFEDGGSRVCGVEFEDVLDGGEGATGTTYTARAAVTVNVAGPWVDEVLGGAGTGNGQSGGSGDSDPGMIGGTKGSHIIVDPFPGAPKNAVYVEARADGRPYFIVPWNERYLIGTTDRRYHGDLDHVEADQDEIDYLLDETNFVIPEANLTRDSVLFTYSGVRPLPAAPQGDEGSVSRSHIVYDHAKSKSAAGGGIKVSGGPKADGLLSIVGGKLTTYRNLGRQTTDVVFKKLGVKSYPKSATERVPLPGGQAPDLDALEDEFRVNSGLPDVLARRLVKVYGARAYEVLAEAGDDEKLKKSLTPDTPSVENALMGCEVLYAFRHEMAEKLADVLLRRTMVAYGPHVALDVDEAAAQVAVDHLGWSENRAEREVAEFREWIKRYTPKDYREREGAGAANSAG